A DNA window from Syngnathus typhle isolate RoL2023-S1 ecotype Sweden linkage group LG2, RoL_Styp_1.0, whole genome shotgun sequence contains the following coding sequences:
- the tspan31 gene encoding tetraspanin-31 → MFSVRPLRWRLKSSRKQNSHRLPDANNCFVYLAYSRSPGRAERVAMVCGGFTCSKNALCSLNVVYMLVGLLLIGVAAWGKGFGLVSSIHIIGGVIAVGVFLLLIAIVGLVGAMQHHQVMLFFYMVILFIVFLFQFGVSCSCLAMNRSQQEGLLNSAWGMLENNTKTDLESQLNCCGFLNVTSKREQFEKDWQNCPALCKNTTLCYTCGDVMQHHASEALNILGGVGLFFSFTEILGVWLAVRYRNQKDPRANPSAFL, encoded by the exons ATGTTCTCCGTACGCCCTCTTCGCTGGCGTCTGAAGAGCAGCCGTAAACAAAACAGCCATCGTTTGCCAGACGCCAACAATTGCTTCGTCTATTTGGCCTACAGTCGGTCGCCCGGCCGAGCCGAGAGAGTCGCGATGGTCTGCGGTGGCTTCACGTGTTCCAAAAATGCCCTGTGCTCCTTGAACGTTGTCTACATG CTGGTCGGCCTGCTGCTGATTGGCGTGGCGGCGTGGGGGAAGGGTTTCGGCCTGGTCTCCAGCATCCATATCATCGGCGGTGTGATCGCCGTGGGCGTCTTTCTTCTCCTCATCGCCATCGTGGGCCTCGTCGGAGCCATGCAGCACCACCAAGTCATGCTTTTCTTC TACATGGTCATTCTCTTCATCGTCTTCCTCTTCCAATTCGGAGTGTCCTGCTCCTGCCTGGCAATGAACCGCAGCCAGCAG GAAGGACTTCTGAACTCAGCATGGGGAATGTTGGAAAATAACACCAAGACCGACTTGGAGAGTCAGCTCAACTGCTGCGGGTTTCTCAATGTCACCAGCAAACGAGAACAGTTTGAAAAGGATTGGCAGAACTGTCCCGCT TTATGCAAGAATACGACTTTATGCTACACCTGCGGGGATGTGATGCAGCACCATGCTAGCGAGGCTCTCAACATCCTCGGAGGCGTCGGGCTCTTCTTCAGCTTCACCGAG ATTTTGGGAGTTTGGCTGGCAGTGCGCTACAGGAACCAGAAGGACCCGCGAGCGAACCCAAGTGCTTTCCTATAG